Proteins from a single region of Rhodovibrio salinarum DSM 9154:
- a CDS encoding dienelactone hydrolase family protein, with translation MPAKLVLTVSLLAFGLTSCAGVGQVDQRIPREVAGQTYGDAPDALPVRTWGFPDQPADGAGEKRPAAILLHGCSGWYGDRIPDWGERLSEAGWVAVAVDSHAVRGAPDCDFDHPAYPSNLERRIDAYAALSWLSQKPFVDASRVAAIGFSDGGRTALDVVSGDTRQYFFGDRPDAPRFAASVAYYPGCDSWTRPQLAAPTQIIVGAEDDWTPAPPCRHWRDIPAGDTTVEVHIIENATHGFNLHTWEGHRLGPRTYDGHRLIPNGQAEAKAETYATDFLTEHVAPVEP, from the coding sequence ATGCCCGCAAAACTTGTTCTCACCGTCTCTCTTTTGGCGTTCGGGCTCACCAGTTGCGCAGGCGTCGGTCAGGTCGATCAGCGGATCCCGCGCGAGGTCGCCGGCCAGACCTACGGCGACGCCCCGGACGCCCTGCCCGTTCGCACCTGGGGCTTCCCGGATCAACCGGCCGATGGCGCTGGCGAGAAGCGACCCGCGGCGATCCTGCTCCACGGCTGCAGCGGCTGGTACGGCGACCGGATCCCGGACTGGGGCGAGCGGCTCTCCGAGGCCGGCTGGGTCGCCGTTGCGGTCGACAGTCATGCCGTTCGCGGCGCACCGGACTGCGACTTCGATCATCCGGCCTATCCGAGCAACCTCGAGCGGCGCATCGACGCCTACGCGGCCCTGAGTTGGTTGAGCCAGAAACCCTTCGTCGATGCAAGCCGTGTCGCCGCGATCGGGTTTTCCGACGGCGGCCGCACGGCGCTGGACGTGGTCTCCGGCGATACCCGGCAGTATTTCTTCGGCGACCGGCCGGATGCGCCGCGGTTCGCCGCGAGCGTGGCCTACTACCCGGGTTGCGACAGCTGGACCCGGCCGCAGCTGGCCGCGCCGACGCAGATCATCGTGGGCGCCGAAGACGACTGGACGCCAGCGCCGCCTTGCCGTCACTGGCGAGATATTCCGGCTGGCGACACGACGGTCGAGGTGCACATCATCGAGAACGCCACGCACGGCTTCAACCTGCATACCTGGGAGGGTCACCGGCTGGGCCCGCGGACGTACGACGGCCATCGCCTGATCCCGAACGGCCAGGCGGAGGCCAAGGCGGAAACCTACGCGACGGATTTCCTGACCGAGCATGTGGCGCCGGTTGAGCCGTGA
- a CDS encoding AAA family ATPase, translating to MRLIRLKARNFRGIGDTGFDINVADELVLFYGPNGYGKTSITEAIEWLFYGETKRRKHGEQYWATEYQNTYRNAHDGFPVHVEADVRFENGETFRLARTMDGNASSEAGQTFVNDQEALFSSIGLTPNEASYPVVAQHGLQTFIHTRPKDRRDAIAAALGLDDLIAFRTALEGARRSYANSPPRELVQARQKVTELGNELEQTDIAIDVAKKWQKGKADERDIDAIRAVAQRLTGCGAEDLNTLLDALRERRRDVGKSVFDPTRLSLREHPGRGIEEIEKAQQKVTEQLDALARTLDGLITKAASAYSTAYLKFWTEGLRLADGSTTCPMCEHDTLQPDRQDELRRRIAESQKALELDAGLRQAVQELSEALQTLEQAATEIGPAPPDPEEKPLLRSLFDPGSQEVEAFLHAYDQLHDARREMNQAGRAVQEMVDSLPARLGTTGADFAAIKEAYRGAHAALKQHLTTYLGALKSYYEVWADFSQALDKRIATGLEIRRVDAVGRALRSSDEVRRIRVSDQALNSAGELLQRVEKTLQTSQRERLDSRGAEVRNLYDMLNPGADVGFETMEPGTNKLNLHARSFGKRMPAAPNLSQCQLNCLGLAVWLMRATTPTSPFGFIVLDDPVQSMDDEHYEALLSELIPCLLDQYGKQVIILSHFQNLVERTRSLNPARESRVYNIEQYGIHGPEIVEQAAIKQRLSSIKHLVKGNQHNRDMAVDRLRVLVETFIRELYVQKCGGPTPAEYDRATARQLLQLFQNIPGTTPKEHNLLSDTVGFADPAHHTDQKYTTPSKERIQPHISRLEQLMRTHGLL from the coding sequence ATGCGCCTGATACGCCTGAAAGCCCGTAATTTCCGGGGTATCGGAGATACCGGCTTCGATATAAACGTGGCTGACGAACTCGTCCTATTTTACGGCCCGAACGGCTACGGTAAGACAAGCATTACTGAGGCAATTGAATGGTTGTTCTACGGGGAAACCAAGCGACGTAAGCACGGCGAGCAGTATTGGGCGACTGAATATCAAAACACATACCGCAATGCTCACGACGGCTTCCCGGTACACGTCGAGGCCGATGTACGTTTCGAAAATGGGGAGACGTTCCGTCTCGCCCGAACGATGGATGGCAACGCCAGCAGTGAGGCCGGTCAGACCTTCGTTAACGATCAAGAAGCCCTTTTCAGCAGCATCGGATTAACGCCGAACGAAGCATCGTATCCGGTCGTAGCCCAACACGGCTTACAAACGTTCATCCATACACGCCCCAAGGACCGCCGCGATGCGATCGCAGCCGCTCTAGGCCTGGATGATCTGATCGCTTTTCGGACGGCCCTGGAAGGTGCACGTCGCTCCTACGCGAATTCGCCGCCGCGCGAACTCGTTCAAGCGCGTCAAAAGGTTACCGAACTCGGCAACGAGCTGGAGCAAACTGATATTGCCATCGACGTCGCGAAAAAATGGCAAAAAGGGAAGGCGGACGAACGTGATATCGATGCAATCAGGGCCGTTGCGCAGCGACTTACGGGCTGCGGTGCTGAGGATCTGAACACACTCCTTGATGCCCTTCGCGAACGTAGACGTGATGTTGGCAAGTCGGTTTTTGACCCGACGCGGCTCTCGCTTCGGGAACACCCAGGGCGCGGAATCGAGGAAATAGAGAAGGCCCAGCAAAAGGTCACCGAACAGCTGGACGCCCTTGCTCGGACGCTCGATGGCCTCATCACGAAAGCGGCGTCGGCCTACTCAACCGCGTACCTCAAGTTCTGGACAGAAGGTTTACGGCTGGCCGATGGGTCGACGACGTGCCCGATGTGCGAACACGATACCCTTCAGCCAGATCGTCAGGATGAACTGCGGCGCCGAATTGCGGAAAGCCAGAAAGCGCTCGAGCTTGACGCAGGCCTCCGTCAGGCAGTGCAAGAACTGAGCGAAGCCCTCCAGACACTGGAGCAAGCTGCGACGGAGATCGGTCCCGCGCCTCCGGACCCCGAGGAAAAACCGCTTCTTCGTTCGCTTTTCGATCCGGGCTCGCAGGAGGTCGAGGCGTTCTTGCATGCCTACGATCAACTCCATGACGCCAGGCGTGAGATGAACCAAGCTGGCCGAGCCGTCCAAGAGATGGTGGATAGCCTCCCTGCCAGACTTGGGACCACGGGCGCGGACTTTGCCGCAATAAAAGAGGCATACCGGGGCGCCCACGCGGCCCTGAAGCAGCATCTGACAACCTACCTCGGTGCGCTAAAGTCATACTACGAGGTGTGGGCCGACTTCTCACAAGCTCTCGATAAGCGGATCGCAACTGGTCTGGAGATCCGACGCGTCGACGCTGTCGGGAGAGCGTTAAGGTCTTCAGATGAAGTGCGGCGTATACGCGTCTCCGACCAAGCCCTGAACTCGGCCGGCGAGTTGCTGCAACGTGTCGAGAAAACGTTGCAAACCAGCCAACGCGAAAGGTTGGATTCAAGAGGAGCTGAGGTCCGGAATCTCTACGATATGCTGAACCCCGGCGCCGATGTTGGATTTGAGACAATGGAGCCGGGCACCAATAAGCTCAACCTCCACGCCCGGTCCTTCGGAAAACGAATGCCAGCGGCGCCCAATCTAAGCCAGTGTCAATTGAACTGCTTGGGCTTGGCCGTCTGGTTAATGCGGGCAACGACGCCGACATCACCATTCGGGTTTATCGTTCTCGACGATCCCGTCCAATCCATGGACGACGAGCACTACGAGGCATTGTTATCTGAACTTATCCCATGCCTTTTGGATCAGTATGGGAAGCAGGTTATTATCTTGTCTCACTTTCAGAACCTCGTTGAACGGACACGAAGTCTTAACCCCGCTCGTGAAAGCCGAGTCTATAATATCGAGCAATATGGCATCCACGGACCCGAAATCGTGGAACAGGCAGCCATCAAGCAAAGGCTTTCAAGCATTAAACACCTGGTCAAAGGTAACCAACATAACCGTGACATGGCGGTGGATCGTCTTCGCGTTCTCGTCGAGACGTTCATTCGCGAGCTTTACGTACAGAAATGTGGCGGCCCCACCCCGGCAGAATACGACCGGGCAACAGCACGTCAGCTTCTTCAACTTTTTCAGAACATACCTGGCACCACACCGAAAGAACATAACCTTCTGAGTGACACGGTCGGTTTTGCCGACCCGGCGCATCACACGGACCAAAAATACACGACCCCGAGCAAAGAACGCATTCAGCCGCACATCAGCCGGCTAGAACAACTCATGCGAACCCACGGCTTGCTGTAA
- a CDS encoding IS5 family transposase, translated as MRGDDRRSGSLFSYVDLEQRVPPDHPLRVIRTVVDDALQELSPTFSEIYSKRGRPSIPPERLLRALLLQILHGLRSERQMMERLEFDLLFRWFVGLGIDDPVWHSTVYAKNRDRLFESDVAERLLNAVLDHPKVKPLLSGEHFSVDGSLIDAWASMKSFHPREGQGGGSGDDDDQSSGGSNRDQGRNPSRNFRGERRSNQTHASTTDPDARLFRKGPGKEARLAYMGHVLMENCNGLVVSTRTTRAHGSAERMAALEMVADLPTRAGQTLAADKGFDTGDFVMELREMGITPHVAQNSYVTDKARRRSAIDRRTTRHPGYTVSQRVRKRIEEVFGWAKSAGGLHQVRHRGLNRVGAQVTLAATAYNLVRLPKLIGGAA; from the coding sequence TTGCGCGGGGATGACCGCCGTTCCGGAAGCCTGTTCAGCTACGTGGACCTGGAGCAGCGTGTCCCGCCGGATCATCCGCTGCGGGTGATCCGAACGGTCGTCGATGACGCGCTCCAAGAGCTGTCGCCGACCTTTTCCGAGATCTACAGCAAGCGCGGCCGCCCGAGCATTCCACCGGAGCGGCTCTTGCGCGCGCTGCTGCTGCAGATCCTGCACGGTCTGCGCTCTGAGCGGCAGATGATGGAGCGGCTGGAGTTTGACCTGCTGTTCCGCTGGTTCGTCGGGCTCGGGATCGACGATCCGGTCTGGCATTCGACGGTTTACGCCAAGAACCGGGACCGCCTGTTCGAGAGTGACGTTGCCGAGCGCCTGCTTAACGCCGTGCTCGACCATCCCAAGGTCAAGCCGCTGTTGAGCGGGGAGCACTTCTCGGTGGACGGCAGCCTAATCGACGCCTGGGCCTCAATGAAAAGCTTCCACCCGCGCGAGGGTCAGGGTGGCGGCAGCGGCGATGACGACGACCAAAGCTCTGGAGGTTCCAACCGGGACCAGGGCCGGAACCCGTCGCGCAACTTCCGGGGCGAACGGCGGTCCAACCAGACCCACGCATCGACCACGGACCCGGACGCCCGGTTGTTCCGCAAGGGACCGGGCAAGGAGGCGCGGCTCGCCTACATGGGGCACGTGCTCATGGAGAACTGCAATGGCCTGGTCGTCAGCACGCGGACGACCCGGGCTCACGGATCGGCCGAGCGGATGGCGGCCCTGGAGATGGTCGCCGACTTACCGACACGCGCCGGCCAGACGCTGGCCGCCGACAAGGGCTTCGACACGGGCGACTTCGTCATGGAACTGCGGGAGATGGGCATCACCCCGCACGTCGCCCAGAACAGCTACGTCACCGACAAGGCCCGACGACGCTCCGCGATCGATCGACGAACCACCCGCCATCCCGGCTATACGGTCAGCCAGCGCGTGCGCAAACGCATCGAGGAGGTCTTCGGCTGGGCCAAGAGCGCCGGCGGTCTGCATCAGGTCCGCCATCGCGGCCTGAACCGTGTCGGGGCGCAGGTCACGCTCGCTGCGACCGCCTACAACCTGGTGCGCTTGCCCAAGCTGATCGGGGGCGCGGCATGA
- a CDS encoding tyrosine-type recombinase/integrase, whose protein sequence is MAELSPLRRRMIEDMTVRNLAPTTQRSYISAVARFSRFFGRSPDRLDLDDVRSFQVHLVSQGVSWGNLNQTVAALRFFYGVTLGHAEVPERIPYARAPRSLPEILSPEEVIRFLEAVAGFKCRIALATAYGAGLRASEVATLQISDIDSTRKLIRVRQGKGGRDRHAMLSDQLLGILRAYWRLTRPDPWLFPGRDRATPIHPTALNAACRSARAAAGLSKRVTVHTLRHSFATHLLEAGTDIRIIQVLLGHSHLSTTAPIPRSPAPRSSRRRARWTGLS, encoded by the coding sequence ATGGCTGAACTCAGCCCTCTGCGCCGGCGCATGATCGAGGACATGACGGTCCGCAATCTCGCGCCAACCACGCAGCGATCCTACATCTCCGCGGTCGCTCGGTTCAGCCGATTTTTTGGCCGATCGCCGGATCGTCTGGATCTCGACGATGTCCGGAGCTTCCAGGTTCATCTGGTCAGCCAGGGTGTGTCTTGGGGCAATCTCAATCAGACCGTTGCGGCGCTGCGCTTTTTCTACGGCGTCACGCTCGGACACGCTGAGGTTCCTGAGCGCATCCCTTACGCGCGGGCGCCGCGGAGTTTGCCCGAGATCCTCAGCCCGGAGGAGGTCATCCGGTTCCTCGAGGCCGTAGCCGGTTTCAAGTGCCGGATTGCGCTGGCCACAGCCTACGGTGCCGGCCTGCGCGCCTCGGAGGTCGCCACGCTCCAGATCAGCGACATCGACAGCACGCGCAAGCTGATCCGTGTCCGTCAAGGTAAAGGCGGCCGCGATCGGCACGCCATGCTGTCCGACCAGTTACTCGGTATTCTGCGGGCATACTGGCGGCTGACCCGGCCGGACCCCTGGCTGTTTCCAGGACGCGACCGCGCGACGCCGATCCATCCGACGGCATTGAACGCGGCCTGCCGCTCTGCGCGCGCCGCGGCCGGCTTGAGCAAGCGCGTCACCGTGCACACGCTGCGCCACAGCTTCGCGACGCATCTGCTGGAGGCCGGCACCGACATCCGGATCATCCAGGTGCTGCTCGGCCACAGTCATCTCAGCACGACCGCCCCTATACCCAGGTCGCCCGCACCACGATCCAGCAGACGCAGAGCCCGCTGGACCGGCTTGAGCTGA
- a CDS encoding IS91 family transposase — protein sequence MPVTTSVEVADVFRAAADWRVANDQHLSRDQRRVYGAVRACRTAALGGHSERCGSCGYSRIAYNSCRNRHCPKCQGAARRQWLADRQAELLPVAYFHVVFTLPPALAAIALQNKAAVYGALFQAATETLRTIAADPRHLGAEIGGVAVLHTWGQNLQHHPHLHCIVPGGGPSPCGTRWIACRPGFFLPVRVLGAVFRRLFLARLRALHAADELAFFGNLAPLAAAAAFRDHLAPLRQQAWVVYAKPPFGGPEQVLAYLGRYTHRVAITNHRLVALQDGRVSFRWKDYRHHDKIKVMHLDAGEFTRRFLMHTLPSGFHRIRHFGLLANGHRAAKLRQCRDLLAVAATSITDTRTTGTTDIEVPAHTVCPHCNGPMAFDALVPATPEPAEIVGLDSS from the coding sequence ATGCCCGTGACGACCTCGGTCGAGGTCGCTGACGTCTTTCGAGCGGCGGCGGACTGGCGCGTGGCCAACGACCAGCACCTCAGCCGCGATCAGCGCCGGGTCTACGGTGCCGTACGCGCTTGCCGGACCGCGGCCCTCGGCGGCCACAGCGAGCGCTGCGGCAGCTGCGGCTACAGCCGGATCGCCTACAACTCCTGCCGCAACCGGCACTGCCCCAAGTGTCAGGGCGCCGCGCGTCGGCAATGGCTGGCCGACCGCCAGGCCGAACTCCTGCCGGTCGCGTACTTCCACGTCGTATTCACCCTGCCGCCCGCGCTCGCCGCGATCGCCCTGCAGAACAAGGCGGCCGTCTACGGCGCCCTGTTCCAGGCCGCGACCGAGACGTTGCGCACCATCGCCGCCGACCCCCGTCACCTCGGCGCCGAGATCGGCGGCGTCGCGGTCCTGCACACCTGGGGCCAGAACCTGCAGCATCATCCGCATCTGCATTGTATTGTGCCCGGCGGCGGGCCGAGCCCGTGCGGGACCCGCTGGATCGCCTGCCGTCCCGGCTTCTTCCTGCCGGTGCGCGTCCTGGGCGCGGTCTTCCGGCGCCTGTTCCTGGCGCGGCTTCGGGCTCTGCATGCCGCCGATGAACTCGCGTTCTTCGGCAACCTCGCGCCGCTCGCCGCTGCCGCCGCCTTCCGCGACCATCTGGCCCCGCTCCGCCAGCAGGCCTGGGTGGTCTACGCCAAGCCCCCATTCGGCGGGCCCGAGCAGGTGCTGGCCTACCTCGGCCGCTACACCCACCGCGTCGCGATCACCAACCATCGCCTGGTCGCCCTACAGGACGGACGGGTGAGCTTCCGTTGGAAAGACTACCGCCACCACGACAAGATCAAAGTCATGCATCTCGACGCCGGGGAGTTCACCCGGCGCTTCCTGATGCACACCCTACCGAGCGGTTTTCATCGGATCCGGCACTTCGGTCTGCTCGCCAACGGTCACCGCGCCGCCAAGCTGCGCCAGTGCCGCGATCTCCTCGCCGTGGCGGCGACATCCATCACAGACACGCGCACCACCGGGACCACGGACATAGAGGTTCCAGCGCACACCGTCTGTCCGCACTGCAACGGGCCGATGGCCTTCGATGCCCTGGTCCCCGCGACACCAGAGCCGGCCGAGATCGTCGGGCTGGACAGTTCGTGA
- the cysC gene encoding adenylyl-sulfate kinase, translated as MEFDRPVPFDPYAENPATGSFIVIDRMTNATVGAGMIDYALRRATNVHWHDTKVDKAVRAQAKAQRPCVLWFTGLSGAGKSVVSDLVEQRLAGMGKHTMMLDGDNVRHGLNRDLGFTDEDRVENIRRVAEVSRLLTDAGLITLVSFISPFRSERRMARDMLPEGEFLEVFVDAPLEVCEQRDPKGLYKKARAGELPNFTGIGSSYEPPEAPELHLRSDQASPDALAQQVIALLEARGML; from the coding sequence CTGGAATTCGACCGGCCGGTGCCGTTCGACCCGTACGCGGAGAACCCGGCGACCGGGTCGTTCATCGTGATCGACCGGATGACCAACGCCACCGTGGGCGCGGGGATGATCGACTACGCGCTCAGGCGGGCGACCAACGTGCACTGGCACGACACCAAGGTGGACAAGGCGGTGCGCGCGCAGGCGAAGGCGCAGCGGCCGTGCGTGCTCTGGTTCACCGGGCTGTCGGGGGCGGGCAAGTCGGTGGTCTCCGACCTGGTGGAGCAGCGCCTGGCGGGGATGGGCAAGCACACGATGATGCTGGACGGCGACAACGTCCGGCACGGGCTGAACCGGGACCTGGGCTTTACCGACGAGGACCGGGTGGAGAACATCCGCCGGGTGGCGGAGGTGTCCCGGCTGCTGACCGACGCCGGTCTGATCACGCTGGTGTCGTTCATCTCGCCGTTCCGCAGCGAACGGCGGATGGCGCGCGACATGCTGCCCGAGGGCGAGTTCCTGGAGGTGTTCGTCGACGCGCCGCTGGAGGTGTGCGAGCAGCGCGATCCCAAGGGGCTGTACAAGAAGGCGCGGGCCGGGGAGCTCCCGAACTTCACCGGCATCGGCTCCAGCTACGAGCCGCCCGAGGCCCCGGAGCTGCACCTGCGCTCCGACCAGGCCAGCCCCGACGCCCTCGCCCAGCAGGTCATCGCCCTGCTCGAAGCGCGGGGGATGTTGTAG
- a CDS encoding site-specific integrase has product MANMGPHNTAKTVSLALDRVQIPIDDTTYRVYYHIVRRLAEGGADGPPSGLAQKTYDQYVSALTYVAGHLVERLWERVESCDRQFTASELELIAASERILQAYEPSGELRAVAEPHHGRVGPNPDRPKRNAAPTEGAYRAAAARMRRSPRYRDNGFFRVSRDHTVAPDAIALCLITGVRNRELANGVTVREPPYWRGTIEIGISGAKVSPAHGRGIPHRTLIFDPPCDPDTPLGYLASRLAVEGPHTVCIGEGSLRSAVTQAAFATFRTPLANRITPYVLRHLAAGRLRKRTDKRTVMRALGHQGQRSLYAYYNGDDAGPLPLAVYAQELEPGLDFDPVGPAL; this is encoded by the coding sequence ATGGCAAACATGGGTCCGCACAATACTGCTAAGACGGTTTCGCTTGCTCTCGACCGCGTCCAGATACCGATCGACGATACCACCTATCGGGTCTACTACCATATCGTTCGTCGTCTCGCCGAAGGCGGGGCTGACGGACCGCCGAGCGGACTCGCTCAGAAAACCTACGATCAATACGTCAGCGCGCTGACTTATGTCGCCGGACATCTCGTCGAGCGCCTTTGGGAGCGGGTTGAAAGTTGCGACCGACAATTCACGGCCAGCGAACTGGAGCTGATTGCGGCGTCCGAGCGGATCCTCCAGGCCTACGAGCCCTCTGGCGAGTTGCGCGCTGTTGCCGAGCCTCATCATGGGCGTGTTGGCCCGAACCCGGATCGGCCGAAAAGGAATGCAGCGCCGACCGAGGGGGCCTATCGCGCCGCCGCCGCGCGGATGCGGCGGTCGCCGCGTTATCGGGACAACGGCTTCTTTCGGGTCAGCCGAGATCATACCGTAGCCCCCGACGCAATCGCGCTTTGTCTGATCACAGGCGTGCGCAATCGCGAGTTGGCGAATGGCGTTACGGTTCGCGAGCCACCTTACTGGCGAGGAACGATCGAGATCGGCATCAGCGGCGCCAAAGTATCGCCAGCCCATGGGCGGGGGATCCCACACCGCACTCTGATATTCGATCCACCTTGCGATCCCGATACCCCGCTGGGCTATCTGGCCAGCCGGCTCGCCGTTGAAGGTCCACATACCGTGTGCATTGGCGAGGGCAGCCTGCGCTCGGCGGTCACCCAGGCTGCGTTTGCAACGTTCCGAACGCCGCTCGCGAACCGAATCACGCCCTATGTGCTGCGCCATCTGGCAGCGGGCCGGCTGCGGAAGCGCACGGACAAACGCACTGTCATGCGCGCGCTCGGTCACCAAGGTCAACGCTCCCTCTACGCGTATTACAATGGTGATGACGCTGGGCCTCTCCCGCTAGCTGTCTACGCGCAAGAGCTCGAGCCAGGGCTAGACTTTGATCCCGTGGGCCCCGCGCTCTGA
- a CDS encoding IS630 family transposase (programmed frameshift) yields the protein MAAPVRLRDDYTADDVRKAAKQAKDAAQTRRLLALAAIYDGASRGEAARIGGVGVQTVRDWVLAFNANGPSGLIDGKAPGQTPKLTTEQREALKEIVEEGPTPAIHGVVRWRLVDLVQWVWDEYRISISRQALGRILNEMGMRKLSARPRHYAQDPQAAETFKKNFAEMDAIAKRFARGKMIEVWFQDEARVGQKNKITRRWARKGTRPRAPHDQRTRSAYIFGAICPALGKAAGLVLPRCDTAAMNLHLAEIAEVVDPGAHAIVLLDQAGWHKAKDLNIPANISLLPLPPRSPELNPVENVWQYMRDNWLSNRVFTSYKNILDHCADAWKRLADQPWTIMSIGLRDWAHRS from the exons ATGGCAGCGCCGGTTCGGCTTCGGGACGACTACACAGCGGATGATGTGAGAAAGGCCGCCAAACAGGCGAAGGATGCCGCCCAAACGCGGCGGTTGCTCGCCTTGGCGGCAATCTACGACGGCGCATCGCGCGGCGAGGCCGCGCGGATTGGCGGGGTCGGGGTGCAGACGGTGCGCGACTGGGTGCTGGCCTTCAACGCCAACGGTCCATCGGGCCTGATCGACGGAAAGGCGCCAGGCCAGACGCCCAAGCTGACGACCGAGCAGCGCGAGGCGCTCAAGGAGATCGTCGAGGAAGGCCCGACACCGGCGATCCACGGCGTGGTCCGGTGGCGCTTGGTCGACCTCGTCCAGTGGGTCTGGGACGAGTACCGGATCTCGATCAGTCGCCAGGCGCTCGGTCGGATCCTCAACGAGATGGGCATGCGCAAGCTGTCGGCGCGTCCGCGCCACTACGCTCAGGACCCGCAAGCCGCCGAGACCTTCAAAAAAAAT TTCGCCGAGATGGATGCGATCGCCAAGAGGTTCGCGCGCGGCAAGATGATCGAGGTCTGGTTCCAGGATGAGGCCAGAGTCGGCCAGAAGAACAAGATCACCCGCCGCTGGGCGCGCAAAGGCACCCGACCCCGCGCTCCGCATGACCAGCGCACCCGCTCGGCCTACATTTTCGGTGCGATCTGTCCGGCTCTCGGTAAGGCCGCCGGCCTGGTCCTACCCCGCTGCGACACCGCGGCGATGAACCTCCACTTGGCGGAGATCGCCGAAGTCGTCGATCCCGGTGCCCATGCCATCGTGCTGCTGGATCAAGCCGGCTGGCACAAGGCCAAGGACCTCAACATCCCGGCCAACATCAGCCTATTGCCGCTGCCGCCGCGCAGCCCGGAGCTGAACCCGGTGGAGAACGTCTGGCAGTACATGCGCGACAACTGGCTCTCCAACCGCGTGTTCACCTCCTACAAGAACATCCTCGACCACTGCGCCGACGCGTGGAAGCGCCTCGCCGATCAGCCCTGGACCATCATGTCCATCGGCCTGCGCGATTGGGCCCATCGGTCGTGA
- a CDS encoding IS110 family transposase: protein MEIVILGVDLGKTDCSVAGLDACGRVVTRRRIKRAKLAQFLVNLPRCVVAMEACCGAHQMGRIAEDHGHEVRLMPPEYVRPYVKAQKNDDRDAEGIAEAATRPTMRFVTLKTAEQLDLQSLHRLRERLVNSRTRTINQLRAFLLERGIAVAKSPAKLRAAVPGILANESNGLRPRMRTMVDEMMREVRDLDERIGRLDREILEIGYADPDAQRLMAIPGIGALSATAIVAAVGDASAFKSGRDLAAWLGLVPRQVTTGGKPRLLGITKRGNKYIRRLLVHGARTAKSGLLKSETPRGRWLTGVVERRHGNVATVALAQKMARTVWALLAHGRRYDPAYVPAPPVA, encoded by the coding sequence ATGGAGATTGTCATCCTGGGCGTGGATCTGGGCAAGACCGATTGCAGCGTGGCCGGGCTAGACGCGTGCGGGCGGGTGGTGACGCGCCGGCGGATCAAACGCGCCAAGCTGGCCCAGTTCCTGGTCAACCTGCCGCGCTGTGTCGTGGCGATGGAGGCGTGCTGTGGCGCCCATCAGATGGGCCGGATCGCAGAAGATCATGGCCACGAAGTGCGCCTGATGCCGCCGGAATACGTCCGGCCCTACGTCAAGGCGCAGAAAAACGACGACCGGGACGCCGAGGGGATCGCCGAGGCGGCGACGCGCCCGACGATGCGGTTCGTCACCTTGAAGACCGCCGAGCAGCTCGACCTGCAGAGCCTGCACAGGCTACGCGAGCGCCTGGTCAACTCGCGTACGCGCACCATCAACCAGCTCCGGGCCTTCTTGCTGGAGCGCGGCATCGCTGTCGCCAAGAGCCCGGCCAAACTGCGTGCGGCCGTGCCAGGCATTCTCGCCAACGAGAGTAACGGCCTGCGCCCGCGCATGCGCACCATGGTCGATGAGATGATGCGCGAGGTCCGGGACCTCGACGAACGGATCGGCCGGCTCGACCGCGAGATCCTGGAGATCGGCTACGCCGACCCGGACGCACAGCGCTTGATGGCGATCCCCGGTATCGGAGCGCTTTCCGCCACGGCGATCGTGGCAGCTGTAGGCGATGCCAGTGCGTTCAAGAGCGGTCGCGATCTCGCGGCCTGGCTCGGGCTCGTCCCCAGGCAAGTCACGACCGGCGGCAAGCCGCGGCTGCTGGGCATTACCAAGCGCGGCAACAAGTACATCCGGCGCCTGCTGGTGCACGGCGCGCGCACGGCGAAGAGCGGCCTGCTGAAAAGTGAGACGCCGCGCGGGCGCTGGCTCACCGGCGTCGTTGAGCGGCGACACGGTAACGTCGCCACGGTCGCGCTGGCGCAGAAGATGGCCCGCACCGTCTGGGCGCTGCTGGCCCACGGCCGCCGCTACGACCCGGCGTACGTGCCCGCACCGCCTGTCGCGTGA